A genomic segment from Lutibacter sp. A80 encodes:
- a CDS encoding heavy-metal-associated domain-containing protein — protein sequence MTTLEILNLKCGGCANTIKKGLLTIEGVTEVAIDLEASKVGVNSSEETVLKSVKSKLASMGYPEVGDANTIIHKAKSFVSCATGRMTSESD from the coding sequence ATGACAACATTAGAAATATTAAATTTAAAATGTGGCGGTTGTGCCAATACTATAAAAAAGGGATTATTAACTATTGAAGGAGTTACTGAAGTAGCTATTGATTTAGAAGCTTCTAAAGTAGGCGTTAATTCTTCAGAAGAAACCGTTTTAAAAAGCGTTAAAAGTAAGTTAGCCTCTATGGGATATCCAGAAGTTGGTGATGCTAATACTATAATTCATAAAGCAAAATCTTTTGTTAGCTGTGCTACTGGTAGAATGACTTCTGAAAGCGATTAG
- a CDS encoding DUF2892 domain-containing protein, which produces MKLNIGSTDRIIRIMLGIAIGYFAYSTVIETSWVQVLLYVIAAILVITALIGNCPLYSIFKINTCKIKE; this is translated from the coding sequence ATGAAACTTAATATTGGTAGTACCGACAGAATTATTAGAATAATGTTAGGAATTGCAATAGGTTATTTTGCGTATTCCACAGTAATTGAAACAAGCTGGGTACAAGTATTGTTATATGTTATTGCAGCAATATTAGTAATTACAGCACTTATAGGTAATTGTCCATTATATTCAATTTTCAAGATAAATACTTGTAAAATAAAAGAGTAA
- a CDS encoding TonB-dependent receptor, translating into MKQYLKPNFKKVKHLVAFLIITFSINVNAQELFTLSGKVTDGNNPLPGASILVKGTTQGVTSDFDGNFSISLKKGNYTLIVSAISKPKEVVINLTKNTFISINMADSFVNLDEVLVSAVRVKATSPVTHSNINKEDLEKRNLGQDIPIMVNYLPSVVTTSDAGAGIGYTGIRVRGSDASRVNVTINGIPYNDAESQGTFWVNMPDFTSSVENLQLQRGVGTSTNGSGAFGASLNLLTDAISEKAYGEISSSIGSYNTYKNTVKFSTGKINDHIEISGRLSKIDSDGYIDRAWSDLKSYFLQAAYVDDNTLIKALTFGGHEKTYQAWYGVTTEEMETLGRTYNPYSYENEIDYYKQDHFQLHWNERLNNNWSTNIGLNYTKGSGYFEQFKDDEDFSFYNLTPITLGGETIDKTDLIRRRWLDNDFYVLNANATYKNENLEFIFGTSFSNYKGDHYGEIIWAEFASNSDIRDRYYESDAKKNDMNVFGKLTYNLDEKWTLFTDIQGRFVNYETGGLTSDKNPIDVDKNYSFFNPKAGITFKASDLNSFYASYAKAHREPNRNDFENGVNKAEKLNDYELGWRYKNGATKINTNVYYMYYKDQLVLTGALDDVGAPIRATSGKSYRLGLEIDAQIKVSNKFLVQPNIALSSNKNIDFVASVNGSLTDLGKTDLSFSPEIVFGNALTYIPAKNLQLSVLSKFVGEQKMGNLGSVISNNDILESYFVNDLNISYKIIPTKIFESITLSALINNVLNEKYISNGYYGTYDYEYEGDTYSGDYAGYYPQATRNFLVGVSLKF; encoded by the coding sequence ATGAAACAATATTTAAAACCAAATTTTAAAAAAGTGAAGCACTTAGTAGCTTTTTTAATTATTACATTTTCAATAAATGTAAACGCGCAAGAACTATTTACACTCTCAGGAAAAGTAACCGATGGAAACAATCCACTTCCAGGAGCAAGTATTTTAGTAAAAGGAACCACACAAGGAGTTACCTCCGATTTTGATGGAAATTTTTCAATCTCATTAAAAAAAGGAAATTACACCTTAATTGTAAGTGCTATTAGCAAACCTAAAGAAGTGGTTATAAACTTAACTAAAAACACTTTTATCTCCATAAATATGGCAGATAGTTTTGTAAATTTAGATGAAGTTTTAGTTTCTGCAGTTCGCGTAAAAGCAACATCTCCAGTTACGCATAGTAATATTAATAAAGAAGATTTAGAAAAACGTAATTTAGGTCAAGATATACCTATTATGGTAAACTACCTCCCTTCTGTTGTAACTACTTCTGATGCTGGTGCAGGTATTGGTTATACTGGAATTAGAGTTCGTGGTAGCGATGCTTCAAGGGTAAATGTAACTATTAACGGAATTCCTTACAACGATGCTGAAAGCCAAGGAACATTTTGGGTAAATATGCCCGATTTCACTTCTTCAGTAGAAAATTTACAACTACAACGTGGAGTTGGAACTTCAACCAATGGCTCTGGAGCTTTTGGAGCAAGTTTAAATTTACTAACCGATGCTATTTCAGAAAAAGCATACGGAGAAATTAGTAGCTCAATAGGCTCGTACAACACCTATAAAAATACAGTTAAATTTAGTACTGGAAAAATTAATGATCATATTGAAATTTCTGGACGTTTGTCTAAAATAGATTCTGACGGGTATATAGATAGAGCTTGGAGCGATTTAAAATCGTACTTTTTACAAGCTGCATACGTTGATGATAATACACTAATTAAAGCTTTAACATTTGGAGGACACGAAAAAACATACCAAGCTTGGTATGGAGTAACAACAGAAGAAATGGAAACTTTAGGTAGAACTTACAATCCATATTCTTATGAAAATGAAATTGACTATTACAAACAAGATCATTTTCAATTGCATTGGAATGAAAGATTAAATAATAATTGGTCTACAAATATTGGCTTAAACTATACCAAAGGTAGCGGTTATTTTGAACAATTTAAAGATGATGAAGATTTTTCATTTTACAATTTAACGCCAATAACTTTAGGTGGTGAAACTATTGATAAAACAGATTTAATAAGAAGACGTTGGTTAGATAACGACTTTTATGTTTTAAATGCAAATGCTACTTATAAAAATGAAAATCTAGAATTTATATTCGGAACATCGTTTAGTAATTATAAAGGAGACCATTATGGTGAAATAATTTGGGCTGAATTTGCAAGTAATTCTGACATTAGAGATCGCTATTATGAAAGTGATGCTAAAAAGAACGATATGAATGTTTTTGGTAAATTAACTTATAATTTAGATGAAAAATGGACCTTATTTACAGACATTCAAGGTCGTTTTGTAAATTATGAAACAGGTGGATTAACTTCAGATAAAAACCCAATTGACGTAGATAAAAACTATTCTTTCTTCAATCCAAAAGCCGGAATTACCTTTAAAGCAAGTGATCTTAATAGTTTTTATGCTTCTTACGCAAAAGCGCATAGAGAACCAAACAGAAATGATTTTGAAAATGGAGTTAATAAAGCTGAAAAGTTAAATGATTATGAATTAGGTTGGAGGTACAAAAACGGCGCAACAAAAATTAATACAAATGTGTATTATATGTATTATAAAGATCAATTGGTTTTAACAGGAGCTTTAGATGATGTTGGAGCCCCAATTAGAGCAACTAGTGGTAAAAGTTACAGATTAGGACTTGAAATAGATGCCCAAATAAAAGTGTCCAATAAATTTTTAGTGCAACCTAACATAGCATTAAGCAGTAATAAAAACATAGATTTTGTTGCTTCTGTTAATGGATCTCTTACCGATTTAGGTAAAACAGATTTATCTTTTTCTCCTGAAATAGTTTTTGGAAATGCTTTAACTTATATTCCTGCTAAAAACTTACAATTATCTGTACTTTCTAAGTTTGTTGGTGAACAAAAAATGGGGAATTTAGGCAGTGTAATTTCTAATAACGACATTTTAGAAAGCTATTTTGTAAACGACCTTAACATTAGTTATAAAATAATTCCTACTAAAATATTTGAATCAATAACTTTATCTGCATTAATTAATAATGTACTTAATGAAAAATATATTTCTAATGGTTATTATGGAACTTATGATTACGAATATGAAGGTGATACATACTCTGGTGATTATGCCGGTTATTACCCACAAGCAACTAGAAACTTTTTAGTTGGTGTTAGTTTAAAATTTTAA
- the arfB gene encoding alternative ribosome rescue aminoacyl-tRNA hydrolase ArfB, which translates to MNKEALIKELKFKAVRSSGAGGQHVNKVSSKVELFFDLQNSFEFSEEEKQLLSKNLRSKLTKEDILLLSCDESRSQHKNKEISINRFLKLIKNGLKVPKKRKPTKPSKSSIQKRLDTKKKHAYKKSFRKKPEV; encoded by the coding sequence ATGAACAAGGAAGCACTTATAAAAGAACTTAAATTTAAAGCTGTTAGAAGCAGCGGTGCTGGCGGGCAACATGTAAATAAAGTATCTTCTAAAGTAGAATTATTTTTTGATCTTCAAAATTCTTTTGAATTTTCTGAAGAAGAAAAACAACTACTCAGTAAAAATTTAAGAAGCAAACTCACAAAAGAAGATATATTGTTACTTTCTTGTGATGAAAGTCGAAGTCAACATAAAAATAAAGAAATTAGTATCAATCGTTTTTTAAAACTCATTAAAAATGGTTTAAAAGTTCCAAAAAAAAGAAAGCCAACAAAACCCAGTAAATCTAGCATTCAAAAACGTTTAGACACAAAGAAAAAACACGCCTATAAAAAATCCTTTCGAAAAAAACCTGAAGTATAA
- a CDS encoding AAA family ATPase has protein sequence MEKTLKQTNRNIVKIVLFGPESTGKTTLSKQLARHYNTVWVPEYARAYLQNKWNNKREYCDSDDQLPIAYEQIKLENKLAKKADRLQICDTDLLETVVYFENYYDKTIDANLKKAALENTYDLYLLTYIDTPWEADDIRENPEKRQEMFEVFENALIKYNRPYILLTGSKKNRLNLAVTAIDKILASKPNLQRYSVT, from the coding sequence ATGGAAAAAACTCTTAAACAAACCAATAGAAATATTGTAAAAATTGTACTATTTGGACCTGAAAGTACAGGGAAAACTACACTTTCTAAACAGTTAGCTCGACATTATAATACTGTTTGGGTTCCAGAATATGCACGTGCATATTTACAAAATAAATGGAATAATAAACGAGAGTATTGCGATAGTGATGATCAACTTCCAATAGCTTACGAACAAATAAAATTAGAAAATAAGTTAGCAAAAAAAGCCGATAGGCTTCAAATTTGTGATACAGATTTATTAGAAACCGTTGTTTATTTCGAAAATTATTACGACAAAACAATAGATGCTAATTTAAAAAAAGCAGCCTTAGAAAACACATATGATTTGTACCTTTTAACTTATATTGACACTCCTTGGGAAGCAGATGACATTAGAGAAAACCCTGAAAAAAGGCAAGAAATGTTTGAAGTTTTTGAAAACGCTTTAATAAAATATAACAGACCTTACATTTTATTAACAGGAAGCAAAAAAAACAGACTTAATTTAGCAGTTACAGCAATTGATAAAATCTTAGCTTCAAAACCTAATTTACAAAGATATTCAGTAACTTAA
- the pnuC gene encoding nicotinamide riboside transporter PnuC, which translates to MNEIFNYLFGQYQGYETLDIALEIIAVIFGFLSVWYSKNNKIWVYPTGMISTSIFVYLLLKWSLLGDMMINGYYFIMSIYGWYIWTRKVDASHNTPITSITKKEQLISVLLFIATLIFVYIIYKSFDKWTSWVAYVDTVTTAVFFVGMWLMARKKVENWIFWIIGDVISVPLYFYKGFTFTSFQYLIFTIIAIYGYIEWKKLLNKPIEIL; encoded by the coding sequence ATGAACGAAATTTTCAACTACCTTTTTGGACAATACCAAGGATATGAAACTTTAGACATAGCCTTAGAAATTATTGCAGTTATCTTTGGGTTTTTATCTGTTTGGTATTCAAAAAATAATAAAATTTGGGTATATCCTACAGGAATGATTAGCACTAGTATTTTTGTGTATTTACTACTAAAATGGAGTTTGCTTGGTGATATGATGATTAACGGTTATTATTTTATAATGAGTATTTATGGATGGTATATTTGGACCAGAAAAGTAGATGCATCGCACAATACACCTATTACTTCTATAACAAAAAAAGAACAACTAATTTCTGTGCTACTATTTATTGCAACCCTTATATTTGTTTATATAATATACAAAAGCTTTGATAAGTGGACCAGTTGGGTAGCCTACGTTGATACTGTTACAACTGCAGTATTTTTTGTTGGAATGTGGCTTATGGCTCGTAAAAAAGTTGAAAACTGGATTTTTTGGATTATTGGAGATGTAATTTCTGTTCCTTTATATTTTTATAAAGGATTTACATTTACAAGCTTTCAATACCTTATATTTACAATAATTGCAATTTACGGATATATTGAATGGAAAAAACTCTTAAACAAACCAATAGAAATATTGTAA
- a CDS encoding 4'-phosphopantetheinyl transferase superfamily protein, translated as MPLFKTIKPNKHTTVFVWKIDEPIKTLSKDIVLTERSKNRLLSMKSEIHRRGFLSVRHLLKMAGYTDLDLFYNGNGKPHLTDGKHISITHSFNFSAIIISDFEVGIDIEKNREKIKVIQHKFVNFERGFIHKDDDYIQQLTVIWGAKESLYKIYPHGGLTFKNDIDINSFQIADKKTTGYIKAKDWNKNYTIKFHQIEDFTLVYALDNSKK; from the coding sequence ATGCCTTTATTTAAAACAATTAAACCTAATAAACATACCACAGTTTTTGTGTGGAAAATTGATGAACCCATTAAAACCTTATCTAAAGATATTGTTTTAACCGAGAGAAGTAAAAACAGATTGCTTTCTATGAAATCTGAAATACATCGTCGAGGTTTTTTAAGTGTGAGACATTTATTAAAAATGGCTGGTTATACCGATCTTGATTTGTTTTACAATGGTAATGGAAAACCACATTTAACCGACGGAAAGCATATTTCCATTACACATTCTTTTAATTTTTCAGCCATTATTATTAGTGATTTTGAAGTTGGAATTGACATTGAAAAAAACAGAGAAAAAATAAAAGTAATTCAACATAAATTTGTCAATTTTGAAAGAGGATTTATTCATAAAGATGATGATTACATTCAACAACTTACCGTTATTTGGGGCGCTAAAGAAAGTTTGTATAAAATATACCCACATGGTGGTTTAACTTTTAAAAACGACATTGATATTAACTCTTTTCAAATTGCCGATAAAAAAACTACTGGATATATAAAAGCAAAAGATTGGAATAAAAATTATACCATTAAATTCCATCAAATTGAAGATTTTACTTTGGTTTATGCTCTTGATAATTCAAAAAAATAA
- the ahcY gene encoding adenosylhomocysteinase, with product MSTETSSYVKYKVKDINLADWGRKEIQLAEAEMPGLMSLREEYKGQKPLAGARIAGCLHMTIQTAVLIETLVDLGAEVTWSSCNIFSTQDQAAAAIAAAGVSVYAWKGLSEEEFDWCIEQTLFFGEDRKPLNLILDDGGDLTNMVLDKYPELAAGINGLSEETTTGVHRLYDRMKEGTLPMPAINVNDSVTKSKFDNKYGCRESAVDAIRRATDIMLAGKRVVVCGYGDVGKGTAASFKGTGAIVTITEIDPICALQAAMDGFEVKKLETVVGNADIVITTTGNKDIVQGRHFEAMKDKTIVCNIGHFDNEIDMAWLNGKYGSTKVEIKPQVDKYTIGENEILVLAEGRLVNLGCATGHPSFVMSNSFTNQTLAQLELWNNRDAYENKVYMLPKHLDEKVAKLHLAKIGVELTELREDQAKYIGVKVEGPFKPEYYRY from the coding sequence ATGAGTACAGAAACATCATCTTACGTAAAATATAAAGTAAAAGATATCAATCTTGCAGATTGGGGACGTAAAGAAATTCAATTAGCAGAGGCTGAAATGCCAGGTTTAATGAGTTTAAGAGAAGAATATAAAGGACAAAAGCCTTTAGCTGGAGCAAGAATAGCAGGTTGTTTACATATGACTATTCAAACGGCAGTTTTAATTGAAACGTTGGTAGACCTAGGTGCTGAGGTTACTTGGAGTTCTTGTAATATTTTTTCTACACAAGATCAAGCTGCTGCTGCAATTGCTGCTGCAGGAGTTTCAGTATATGCTTGGAAAGGTTTAAGTGAAGAAGAATTTGATTGGTGTATAGAACAAACCTTATTTTTTGGTGAAGACAGAAAACCATTAAACTTAATTTTAGATGATGGTGGAGATTTAACCAATATGGTGTTGGATAAATATCCTGAATTAGCTGCTGGAATTAATGGTCTTTCAGAAGAAACTACTACTGGAGTTCACCGTTTATATGACAGAATGAAGGAAGGAACTTTACCAATGCCAGCAATAAACGTAAACGACTCTGTTACAAAATCGAAATTCGATAATAAATACGGATGTAGAGAAAGTGCTGTAGATGCAATTAGAAGAGCAACAGATATTATGTTAGCAGGTAAAAGAGTTGTTGTTTGTGGTTATGGAGATGTTGGTAAAGGTACTGCTGCTTCATTTAAAGGAACAGGAGCTATTGTAACAATTACTGAAATTGATCCAATTTGTGCTTTACAAGCTGCAATGGATGGTTTTGAAGTGAAAAAACTAGAAACTGTTGTTGGAAATGCAGATATAGTAATTACTACTACTGGTAATAAAGATATTGTTCAAGGTCGCCATTTTGAAGCAATGAAAGACAAAACCATTGTTTGTAATATTGGACATTTTGATAATGAAATTGATATGGCTTGGTTGAATGGTAAATACGGTTCTACAAAAGTTGAAATTAAACCTCAAGTTGATAAATATACTATTGGTGAAAATGAAATTTTAGTGTTAGCTGAAGGTCGTTTAGTAAACTTAGGTTGTGCAACTGGGCATCCTAGTTTTGTAATGAGTAATTCATTTACAAACCAAACATTGGCTCAATTAGAATTGTGGAATAACAGAGATGCTTACGAGAATAAAGTATATATGTTACCAAAACATTTAGATGAAAAAGTAGCAAAACTACATTTAGCTAAAATAGGTGTTGAATTAACAGAACTTAGAGAAGATCAAGCTAAATATATTGGTGTAAAGGTTGAAGGACCATTTAAACCAGAATATTATAGATATTAA
- a CDS encoding glycerophosphodiester phosphodiesterase family protein: MKKIIVIFLFFTTSFLTKAQEIIQLNKLADLENSINISEAATVGIKPNNQAKIIWVKNYNQKQSPIAFVYLHGFGASSREGEPIMSQLSKKYNANVYMSRLKEHGLNKSDNYKQLTPENYIASAKKALEIGKQLGEKVILVSTSTGGTLSLKLASEDASIAGLIMYSPFIDVINPSFKAIATPEGKAGFIKMNGSEILKQNRPEEEAKYWSTTYHVNGYEALIKMLINTMTPTTFSKVKTPVFVGYYYKNEKEQDKVVSVPAILNMYNALGTPEDQKIKVAFENAGNHVIGCDLRSNDWESVYQKTVTFIDSLILNKMITYNFELQGHRGARGLEPENTLQAFKKALDLGVNTLELDVVISKDHKVLVSHEPWLNFETTLDPKGNKLSKENALAYNIYNNNYNEIKKYDVGSIGDPKFPEQRIVAAYKPLLAEVITYAEATNPEILYNIEIKSTPNDEANGYQPSVAKFSELLIEQLKKANLPLKRVVIQSFDPRVLEYLHKTHPEYKLSFLTYQNNFETNIKTLSFVPEIYSPYYILLTKDEVTKIQNKNMQVIPWTVNDKEAMINLLNMGVDGIITDYPNIAIPLRK; encoded by the coding sequence ATGAAAAAAATAATAGTAATATTTCTTTTTTTTACAACAAGCTTTTTAACAAAAGCACAAGAAATTATACAACTTAATAAATTAGCAGATTTAGAAAATTCGATAAATATTTCCGAAGCTGCTACAGTAGGAATAAAACCGAATAACCAAGCTAAAATAATTTGGGTAAAAAATTACAACCAAAAACAAAGTCCAATTGCATTTGTTTACCTCCACGGTTTTGGGGCAAGTAGTAGAGAAGGAGAACCTATAATGTCTCAACTTTCTAAAAAATACAACGCCAATGTTTATATGTCGCGTTTAAAAGAACACGGATTAAACAAAAGTGATAATTATAAACAGCTAACACCTGAGAACTATATAGCTTCTGCTAAAAAAGCTTTAGAAATAGGCAAACAATTAGGTGAAAAAGTAATTTTGGTAAGCACCTCTACCGGAGGAACTTTAAGCTTAAAATTAGCTTCTGAAGATGCATCAATTGCTGGTTTAATAATGTATTCCCCTTTTATAGATGTTATAAACCCATCGTTTAAAGCCATTGCTACTCCAGAAGGAAAAGCAGGATTTATTAAAATGAATGGAAGTGAAATTTTAAAACAAAACAGACCCGAAGAAGAAGCAAAATACTGGTCTACTACATACCACGTTAACGGTTATGAAGCTCTAATTAAAATGCTAATAAACACTATGACTCCAACAACTTTTTCAAAAGTAAAAACTCCAGTTTTTGTTGGATATTACTATAAAAATGAAAAAGAACAAGATAAAGTAGTTTCTGTACCTGCAATTTTAAATATGTACAATGCATTAGGAACACCTGAAGATCAAAAAATAAAAGTTGCTTTTGAAAATGCTGGAAACCATGTAATTGGATGTGACTTAAGATCTAATGACTGGGAAAGTGTATACCAAAAAACAGTTACCTTTATAGACAGTTTAATTTTAAATAAAATGATTACTTATAATTTTGAATTACAAGGGCACCGAGGTGCAAGAGGTTTAGAACCTGAAAATACGCTTCAAGCTTTTAAAAAAGCATTAGATTTAGGTGTAAATACACTAGAGTTAGATGTTGTAATTAGTAAAGACCACAAAGTATTAGTATCTCATGAACCTTGGTTAAATTTTGAAACAACTTTAGACCCTAAGGGAAATAAGTTATCTAAAGAAAATGCTTTAGCTTATAATATTTACAACAATAATTATAATGAAATTAAAAAATATGATGTAGGCTCTATTGGCGATCCAAAATTCCCAGAACAAAGAATAGTTGCAGCCTATAAACCATTATTAGCAGAAGTTATTACATATGCAGAAGCAACAAACCCTGAAATACTGTACAATATTGAAATTAAAAGTACACCTAATGATGAAGCTAATGGTTACCAACCAAGTGTTGCTAAATTTTCTGAACTATTAATAGAACAATTAAAAAAAGCGAACTTACCTTTAAAAAGAGTGGTAATACAAAGTTTTGACCCTAGAGTTTTGGAATATCTCCATAAAACACACCCTGAGTATAAATTATCATTTTTAACCTATCAAAATAATTTTGAAACGAACATTAAAACATTAAGTTTTGTTCCAGAAATCTATAGTCCTTACTATATTTTATTAACTAAAGATGAAGTTACTAAAATTCAAAATAAGAATATGCAAGTTATTCCTTGGACTGTAAATGATAAAGAAGCTATGATTAATTTACTTAATATGGGTGTTGACGGCATTATTACCGATTATCCAAATATTGCAATTCCATTAAGAAAATAG